In Neokomagataea tanensis, one genomic interval encodes:
- the rpsK gene encoding 30S ribosomal protein S11, which translates to MAKAAAPRIRKKERKNIISGVAHVLSTFNNTMITISDAQGNAIAWSSSGAQGFKGSRKSTPYAAQVAAEDAGRKAREHGMETLEIEVSGPGSGRESALRALQAVGFTITSIRDMTPVPHNGCRPRKRRRV; encoded by the coding sequence ATGGCTAAGGCCGCTGCACCGCGTATTCGCAAGAAAGAGCGCAAAAACATCATCTCTGGTGTTGCTCATGTGCTCTCCACGTTCAACAACACCATGATCACGATCTCTGACGCACAGGGCAACGCTATCGCGTGGTCCTCTTCAGGCGCTCAGGGCTTCAAGGGCTCGCGTAAGTCCACACCGTATGCTGCTCAGGTTGCTGCAGAAGATGCAGGCCGTAAAGCACGCGAGCACGGTATGGAAACGCTTGAGATCGAAGTTTCGGGTCCAGGTTCGGGGCGTGAAAGCGCGCTGCGTGCATTGCAGGCTGTTGGCTTCACCATTACGTCTATTCGCGATATGACGCCGGTTCCCCATAACGGCTGTCGTCCGCGTAAGCGCCGCCGCGTTTAA
- the rpsM gene encoding 30S ribosomal protein S13: protein MARIAGVNIPTNKRVVISLRYVYGIGPSTAQSICTKLGIPEAKRVNELSDDEIVKIRELIDSELRVEGDLRRETAMNIKRLMDLGCYRGLRHRRSLPVRGQRTHTNARTRKGKAVAIAGKKKAAR from the coding sequence GTGGCACGTATTGCCGGCGTAAATATTCCGACCAACAAACGGGTGGTCATCAGCCTGCGCTATGTTTACGGCATTGGTCCGTCAACGGCGCAGTCAATCTGCACAAAGCTCGGTATCCCCGAAGCGAAGCGCGTTAACGAACTATCTGACGACGAAATCGTAAAGATTCGTGAACTGATCGACAGCGAATTGCGCGTTGAAGGTGATCTGCGCCGTGAAACGGCAATGAACATCAAGCGCCTGATGGACTTGGGTTGCTACCGTGGCCTGCGCCACCGCCGTAGCCTGCCAGTTCGTGGTCAGCGTACGCACACCAATGCTCGTACCCGTAAGGGTAAGGCCGTTGCGATTGCTGGCAAGAAGAAGGCAGCGCGTTAA
- a CDS encoding adenylate kinase: MNIILLGPPGAGKGTQAKRLEQKFGLKQISTGDMLRAEVAAGTAIGREAKAIMEQGQFVPDPIIVEMIQNRIGQADCSQGFILDGFPRTESQAEALDSMLAKRELTIDAVILLDVSEEQLVERIASRTSEDGTRRKDDEPEVVRSRLKVYRDQTAPILPYYEREGRLRRIDGMQSVEAVGTALDDLLVPVSR, translated from the coding sequence ATGAATATCATTCTTCTTGGTCCGCCCGGGGCAGGTAAGGGCACGCAAGCTAAGCGTCTTGAGCAGAAATTCGGCCTGAAGCAAATTTCCACTGGAGATATGTTGAGGGCGGAAGTGGCTGCCGGAACGGCGATTGGCCGTGAGGCAAAAGCCATCATGGAGCAGGGGCAATTCGTTCCTGATCCAATCATCGTTGAGATGATTCAAAACCGCATCGGTCAAGCAGATTGTTCTCAGGGTTTTATTCTTGATGGTTTTCCACGCACGGAAAGTCAGGCGGAAGCACTCGACAGCATGCTGGCCAAGCGTGAATTGACGATTGATGCTGTTATTCTTCTGGATGTCTCAGAAGAACAACTTGTCGAACGAATTGCGTCTCGTACGTCCGAAGATGGCACTCGCCGCAAGGATGATGAGCCTGAAGTCGTACGCTCACGTCTAAAAGTTTACCGTGACCAGACTGCTCCAATCCTACCTTACTACGAGCGTGAGGGACGTTTGCGTCGCATCGACGGCATGCAGTCTGTCGAGGCAGTTGGAACTGCTTTGGACGATTTATTAGTGCCAGTATCGCGTTAA
- the secY gene encoding preprotein translocase subunit SecY → MASAAEQLAANLNMGSFAKATELKKRIWFTLIALVVYRLGTYIPVPGVDATVMGQLLAQHQGGILGMFDMFTGGALGRMTVFALNIMPYISASIIIQLLSTAVPSMDALKKEGEAGRKKLNAYTRYLTVFIALFQAYGLAVGLENMSSHGASAVVSPGLFFIISCVVTLVGGTMFLMWIGEQITSRGVGNGISLIIFSGIVANLPHALASLFELGRTGALSPIFVVIFLVLAILVIAFIVFMEQAQRRVVIQYPKRQMGNRMFGGESTHMPLKVNTAGVIPPIFASSVLLIPVTISGFVSNHNMPGWLATLGQQLGQGQPLYMAFYAAMILFFSYFYAAVTFNPEETAENLRKQGGFIPGVRPGASTSRYFDRILSRLTTIGALYLVVVCLLPQILISRYNVPFYFGGTSLIIIVSVTIDTVTQIQSHLVAHQYQGLIRKQRGRGPRSGMTGGIRR, encoded by the coding sequence ATGGCTTCCGCAGCAGAGCAGCTTGCCGCCAATCTCAATATGGGCTCCTTCGCCAAGGCGACAGAGCTTAAAAAGCGCATCTGGTTCACCCTGATTGCGCTCGTAGTATACCGTCTTGGGACGTATATTCCGGTTCCTGGGGTTGATGCGACGGTGATGGGGCAATTATTGGCTCAACACCAAGGTGGTATTCTTGGCATGTTTGATATGTTCACGGGGGGCGCTTTAGGGCGCATGACCGTGTTCGCGCTGAACATCATGCCTTACATTAGTGCCTCTATCATTATTCAGTTGCTCTCGACGGCAGTGCCATCGATGGACGCACTGAAGAAAGAAGGTGAAGCCGGGCGCAAAAAGCTTAATGCTTACACGCGCTACCTGACGGTTTTTATTGCGCTTTTTCAAGCGTATGGGCTTGCTGTTGGCCTTGAGAACATGAGTTCGCATGGTGCTAGTGCGGTAGTTTCTCCTGGCCTGTTCTTCATCATTTCCTGCGTGGTCACGCTTGTTGGCGGCACCATGTTCCTGATGTGGATTGGTGAACAGATCACTTCACGTGGTGTCGGTAACGGTATTTCGCTGATTATTTTCTCGGGGATTGTCGCCAATTTGCCGCATGCGCTGGCAAGCTTGTTTGAGTTAGGTCGTACTGGCGCCCTTTCTCCAATCTTCGTGGTTATATTCCTTGTTTTGGCAATTTTGGTTATCGCCTTTATTGTCTTCATGGAGCAAGCGCAGCGTCGCGTTGTAATCCAGTATCCGAAGCGCCAGATGGGCAACCGCATGTTCGGTGGTGAATCCACACACATGCCGCTCAAGGTGAACACGGCTGGCGTTATTCCGCCTATTTTCGCGTCATCTGTTTTGCTTATTCCAGTTACGATTTCTGGCTTCGTGAGCAATCACAACATGCCAGGCTGGCTTGCAACGTTAGGGCAGCAACTGGGGCAGGGGCAGCCTTTATACATGGCTTTTTATGCGGCCATGATATTGTTCTTCTCCTACTTCTACGCCGCTGTGACGTTTAATCCTGAAGAAACAGCTGAAAATTTGCGTAAGCAGGGCGGTTTCATTCCTGGTGTTCGTCCAGGGGCGAGCACTTCGCGTTATTTTGATCGTATCCTTTCACGCTTGACGACGATCGGCGCCTTGTACTTGGTTGTGGTGTGCTTGCTGCCGCAAATTTTGATCAGCCGCTATAACGTCCCGTTTTATTTTGGTGGGACGAGCTTGATCATTATTGTTTCAGTGACGATTGACACCGTTACGCAGATTCAGTCGCATCTGGTCGCGCATCAGTATCAAGGATTGATCCGTAAGCAGCGTGGACGTGGTCCGCGTTCAGGGATGACTGGGGGGATCCGTCGATGA
- the rplO gene encoding 50S ribosomal protein L15 — translation MNLNELRDNEGSRYRKKRLGRGIGSGKGKTSGRGVKGQKAREGVSLNGFEGGQLPLYRRMPKRGFVNIFRKEYAPVNLGALSKAIEAGKLDASAVVNEATLRAAGLVSGKVDGVRLLAKGELSQALTIEVAGASAAAVAAVEKIGGSVKVATSKADASAEG, via the coding sequence ATGAATCTAAATGAACTGCGTGACAACGAAGGTTCACGCTACCGCAAGAAGCGTCTTGGACGTGGCATCGGTTCCGGCAAGGGCAAGACCTCCGGTCGTGGTGTCAAGGGTCAGAAAGCTCGCGAAGGCGTTTCGCTTAACGGGTTTGAAGGCGGTCAGCTTCCGCTGTACCGTCGTATGCCCAAGCGCGGCTTCGTAAACATTTTCCGCAAAGAATATGCTCCGGTTAACCTCGGTGCACTTTCTAAGGCTATCGAAGCTGGTAAGCTCGATGCTTCTGCGGTTGTTAACGAAGCAACGCTGCGTGCAGCTGGTCTCGTTAGCGGCAAGGTGGACGGTGTTCGCCTGCTGGCTAAGGGCGAGCTGAGCCAAGCGCTGACGATTGAAGTTGCTGGTGCCTCTGCTGCTGCTGTTGCAGCTGTTGAGAAGATCGGTGGCTCTGTCAAAGTTGCGACGTCGAAAGCGGACGCTTCGGCTGAAGGCTAA
- the rpmD gene encoding 50S ribosomal protein L30, with the protein MSEQGKTLRVTQIASVIGRKPGQAETIVGLGLRGIGSTRTLEDTPSVRGMIRKVAHLIKVEG; encoded by the coding sequence ATGTCTGAGCAAGGCAAAACTCTCCGCGTAACGCAAATCGCTTCAGTTATCGGGCGTAAGCCCGGTCAAGCTGAGACGATTGTCGGTCTTGGTCTCCGCGGCATCGGCTCAACCCGTACACTGGAAGACACTCCTTCCGTACGTGGTATGATCCGTAAGGTTGCTCACCTTATCAAGGTGGAGGGCTGA
- the rpsE gene encoding 30S ribosomal protein S5 codes for MAREPREGGRGGREREQGDDLVDKLVTINRVAKVVKGGRRFAFAALVVVGDQKGRVGYGAGKAREVPEAIRKATERAKRAMIRVPMKEGRTLHHDLFGHYGAGKVVVRTAEAGTGIIAGGPMRAVFESLGINDVVAKSLGTRNPHNMIKATFAALEKASSPRLVASRRGKKAAELFGKREQVQAEEGANV; via the coding sequence ATGGCACGTGAGCCAAGAGAAGGCGGCCGTGGTGGTCGTGAGCGTGAGCAGGGCGACGATCTGGTCGACAAGCTCGTAACGATCAACCGTGTTGCAAAAGTCGTAAAGGGCGGTCGCCGCTTCGCTTTTGCTGCACTGGTCGTTGTGGGTGACCAGAAGGGTCGCGTAGGCTACGGCGCAGGCAAGGCGCGTGAAGTTCCAGAAGCTATTCGTAAGGCTACGGAACGTGCAAAGCGCGCTATGATCCGCGTACCAATGAAAGAAGGTCGTACCCTTCATCACGATCTGTTCGGTCACTACGGTGCGGGCAAAGTGGTGGTTCGTACAGCTGAAGCTGGTACCGGTATCATTGCTGGTGGTCCGATGCGTGCAGTTTTCGAGAGCTTGGGCATTAACGACGTTGTCGCTAAGAGCTTGGGAACGCGGAACCCGCACAACATGATCAAGGCAACGTTCGCAGCGCTTGAAAAAGCTAGCAGCCCACGTCTTGTCGCGTCTCGTCGCGGTAAGAAGGCAGCAGAGCTTTTCGGTAAGCGTGAACAAGTTCAGGCCGAGGAGGGTGCAAATGTCTGA
- the rplR gene encoding 50S ribosomal protein L18 — MASQQGLQERRRQRLRFQLRRKSGGRPRLSVFRSSKHIHAQIIDDAQGRTLASASTLEKDIRSAGKTGADVGAATVIGKLIAERGVAAGVSTVVFDRGSYMYHGRVKALAEAAREGGLSF, encoded by the coding sequence ATGGCATCGCAGCAAGGATTGCAGGAACGCCGCCGTCAGCGGTTGCGCTTCCAGCTTCGTCGCAAGAGCGGCGGCCGGCCGCGTTTGTCGGTCTTCCGTTCCAGCAAGCACATTCACGCGCAGATCATCGACGATGCGCAGGGTCGTACACTCGCCAGCGCTTCCACGCTGGAGAAGGACATCCGCTCAGCTGGCAAGACCGGTGCAGACGTTGGTGCAGCAACTGTTATCGGCAAGCTGATCGCAGAACGTGGTGTAGCAGCAGGCGTAAGCACTGTTGTGTTCGATCGCGGCTCTTATATGTATCATGGTCGGGTCAAGGCCCTGGCCGAGGCTGCCCGCGAGGGCGGGCTCTCGTTCTAA
- the rplF gene encoding 50S ribosomal protein L6 — MSRVGKYPVEVPSDVQVTLTNGVITVKGKLGEQSMPISRHVDVKVEGNQVAVEPVGRRSRDNWTMWGTTRALIANMVKGVSTGFSKALEIQGTGFRAAVQGSNLVMNLGFSHDVVYPIPAGIKITTPRPTAIVVEGNDKQRVGQVALDIRSFRRPEPYKGKGVRYETEVLRRKEGKKK, encoded by the coding sequence ATGTCTCGCGTAGGTAAGTATCCGGTAGAGGTTCCGTCAGACGTTCAGGTCACCCTGACAAATGGCGTAATCACAGTGAAGGGTAAGCTCGGCGAACAGTCGATGCCAATTTCCCGTCACGTCGACGTCAAGGTCGAAGGCAATCAGGTTGCTGTTGAGCCAGTTGGTCGTCGCTCACGCGATAACTGGACGATGTGGGGCACAACGCGCGCGTTGATTGCCAACATGGTCAAAGGTGTGTCAACAGGCTTCTCGAAGGCTCTTGAAATTCAGGGTACGGGTTTCCGTGCAGCTGTTCAGGGCTCGAACCTGGTAATGAACCTCGGCTTCTCGCACGATGTTGTGTATCCGATTCCTGCTGGAATTAAGATCACGACGCCGCGTCCGACGGCTATTGTCGTCGAAGGCAATGATAAGCAGCGCGTTGGTCAGGTAGCTCTGGATATCCGTAGCTTCCGTCGTCCAGAGCCTTACAAAGGCAAGGGCGTTCGTTACGAGACCGAAGTTCTGCGTCGTAAGGAAGGTAAGAAGAAATAA
- the rpsH gene encoding 30S ribosomal protein S8 has product MSLSDPLGDMLTRIRNAQRARHAACVAPASKLRASVLEALKREGYIRGFSSEEVRKGVSQLRIELKYVEGQPVIKEIHRVSKPGRRVYSKIKELPRVYAGLGVSILSTPRGVLSDVEARATNVGGEVLCRVF; this is encoded by the coding sequence ATGTCTCTATCTGATCCATTGGGTGATATGCTCACCCGGATCCGCAACGCGCAGCGTGCGCGTCATGCGGCCTGTGTTGCTCCTGCGTCAAAGCTGCGTGCAAGCGTTCTTGAAGCTTTGAAGCGTGAAGGTTACATCCGTGGCTTCTCATCTGAAGAAGTCCGCAAGGGTGTTTCTCAGCTTCGTATTGAGCTGAAATACGTTGAAGGCCAGCCGGTCATTAAAGAGATTCACCGTGTCTCTAAGCCCGGTCGCCGCGTTTATTCGAAGATCAAGGAACTGCCGCGCGTTTATGCCGGCCTTGGTGTGTCGATCCTGTCCACTCCGCGTGGCGTCCTGTCGGACGTCGAGGCCCGCGCTACCAATGTTGGTGGCGAGGTCCTGTGCCGCGTCTTCTAA
- the rpsN gene encoding 30S ribosomal protein S14, translated as MAKISAVNRNNRRAAMAKRDKAKRTALKNIIKDRSLSVEDRFEATLKLAQLPRNGAETRVRLRCKLTGRPRANYRKFELCRVALRDLASSGQIPGMVKSSW; from the coding sequence ATGGCGAAGATCTCAGCGGTAAACCGCAACAACCGTCGCGCCGCTATGGCGAAGCGCGATAAGGCGAAGCGGACCGCGTTGAAAAATATTATCAAGGATCGCTCCTTGTCGGTCGAAGACCGCTTTGAAGCGACGCTGAAGCTGGCACAGTTGCCACGTAACGGTGCGGAAACCCGCGTACGTCTGCGTTGCAAATTGACGGGTCGCCCCCGTGCGAACTATCGCAAGTTCGAGCTTTGCCGTGTTGCTCTGCGTGATCTGGCTTCTTCTGGTCAGATTCCTGGCATGGTTAAGTCGAGCTGGTAA
- the rplE gene encoding 50S ribosomal protein L5: MSDNTSVLPRLQQHYETVLKKELLEQFNYTNPMQVPKLEKIVLNMGVGEAAGDQKKLDAAVAEMAAISGQKPVKTLARKAIAGFKIREGLPIGCKVTLRRARMYEFLDRLVTIAMPRIRDFRGLPANKGFDGRGNFAMGIKEQIVFPEIEYDKIDAVRGMDIIFVTTAKTDAEAKALLKAFQLPFQG; the protein is encoded by the coding sequence ATGTCTGACAACACGTCCGTGCTGCCGCGTCTGCAGCAGCACTACGAAACGGTTCTGAAGAAGGAACTGCTTGAGCAGTTCAACTACACGAACCCGATGCAGGTACCCAAGCTCGAGAAGATCGTGCTGAACATGGGTGTCGGTGAAGCAGCTGGTGACCAGAAGAAACTGGATGCCGCTGTTGCTGAAATGGCAGCGATTTCCGGTCAAAAGCCGGTTAAGACGCTGGCACGTAAGGCTATTGCCGGCTTTAAGATCCGTGAGGGTCTGCCCATTGGTTGTAAAGTGACGCTGCGTCGCGCACGTATGTACGAATTCCTCGATCGTCTTGTGACGATCGCGATGCCGCGCATTCGTGACTTCCGTGGTCTTCCGGCGAATAAGGGCTTTGACGGCCGTGGCAACTTTGCCATGGGTATCAAGGAACAGATCGTATTCCCGGAAATCGAATATGACAAAATTGATGCTGTGCGCGGCATGGACATCATTTTTGTGACCACGGCGAAGACTGATGCAGAAGCTAAAGCGTTGCTGAAGGCATTCCAATTGCCTTTCCAAGGCTGA
- the rplX gene encoding 50S ribosomal protein L24, translated as MAARIKKGDQVLVLSGKSRGVRGEVLAVLPKAEKAVVRGVAIAKRHTKPNRMGGEGGIIEREMPIHLSNLKLVDPKSGKPTRVAFRVLEDGRKVRVAKATGEVIEG; from the coding sequence ATGGCTGCTCGTATTAAAAAGGGTGACCAGGTTCTGGTCCTCTCTGGCAAGTCACGCGGTGTACGCGGTGAAGTGCTGGCTGTCCTGCCTAAGGCAGAAAAGGCAGTCGTACGTGGTGTAGCTATTGCTAAGCGCCACACGAAGCCAAACCGCATGGGCGGCGAAGGCGGCATCATCGAGCGTGAGATGCCGATTCACCTTTCGAACCTCAAGCTGGTTGATCCAAAGAGCGGCAAGCCAACTCGCGTTGCTTTCCGCGTTCTGGAAGACGGTCGCAAGGTTCGTGTTGCTAAGGCAACCGGCGAAGTGATCGAGGGCTGA
- the rplN gene encoding 50S ribosomal protein L14, which yields MIHPETNLDVADNSGARRVQCIKVLGGSKRKTASVGDIIVVSVKEAIPRGKVKKGDVHQAVIVRTSYPVRRADGSAIRFDKNAAVLINKQQEPIGTRIFGPVVRELRARKFMKIISLAPEVL from the coding sequence ATGATTCATCCCGAGACCAACCTTGACGTAGCCGACAATTCCGGCGCACGTCGGGTGCAGTGCATCAAGGTACTGGGCGGCTCCAAGCGGAAGACTGCCTCGGTCGGCGACATCATTGTCGTATCCGTTAAGGAAGCAATTCCCCGGGGTAAGGTAAAGAAGGGTGACGTGCATCAAGCCGTTATCGTTCGTACGTCCTATCCTGTGCGCCGTGCTGATGGTTCTGCTATCCGCTTTGATAAGAACGCTGCAGTTCTTATCAACAAGCAGCAAGAGCCAATCGGAACGCGTATCTTTGGCCCAGTGGTCCGTGAACTGCGTGCTCGCAAGTTCATGAAGATCATCTCGCTGGCTCCGGAGGTGCTATAA
- the rpsQ gene encoding 30S ribosomal protein S17, which yields MPRRVLTGRVTSDKMDKTVTVLVDRRVMHPLYKKFIRRSKKYAAHDEGNVCQIGDVVRIEECAPISKRKTWSVVGRNGEDLVQASTVSA from the coding sequence ATGCCAAGGCGCGTCCTGACAGGTCGGGTCACGAGCGACAAGATGGACAAGACGGTTACCGTTCTTGTTGATCGTCGTGTGATGCACCCGCTCTATAAGAAGTTTATCCGCCGCTCTAAAAAGTATGCGGCTCATGATGAAGGCAATGTCTGCCAGATTGGTGATGTTGTTCGCATTGAAGAATGCGCACCCATTTCCAAGCGCAAGACGTGGTCTGTCGTCGGTCGTAACGGAGAGGACCTGGTTCAGGCCTCTACCGTTAGCGCGTAA
- the rpmC gene encoding 50S ribosomal protein L29, whose amino-acid sequence MADTFKPADLRAKSEDELKALLIDLKREQINHRFSAATGQSENTSRVKVVRRAIARIKTLATQSKNRAGAKTSAAES is encoded by the coding sequence ATGGCCGACACTTTTAAGCCTGCCGATCTTCGTGCGAAGAGTGAAGATGAGCTGAAAGCTCTTCTGATCGATCTCAAGCGCGAGCAGATCAATCATCGTTTCTCGGCTGCCACAGGGCAGTCGGAAAACACTAGCCGCGTTAAGGTCGTGCGTCGTGCGATTGCACGTATCAAGACGTTGGCTACCCAGTCGAAGAACCGTGCGGGCGCAAAAACGTCCGCCGCAGAGTCCTGA
- the rplP gene encoding 50S ribosomal protein L16, with the protein MLSPKRTKFRKAHKGRIHGLAKGGTTLNFGAYGLKALEPERITARQIEASRRAITRAMKRAGRVWIRIFPDLPVSTKPAEVRMGSGKGSPEYWAARVKPGRILFEIEGVPPEVARLALSLGAAKLPIKTKFVQRIGDA; encoded by the coding sequence ATGCTTTCCCCAAAGCGGACAAAGTTTCGTAAGGCGCATAAGGGTCGCATCCACGGCCTAGCAAAAGGCGGAACAACACTTAACTTCGGAGCTTATGGTCTGAAGGCGCTTGAACCCGAGCGGATCACAGCGCGCCAGATTGAGGCTTCACGTCGAGCCATTACTCGTGCAATGAAGCGTGCGGGTCGTGTGTGGATTCGTATTTTTCCGGATCTTCCAGTCTCGACAAAACCGGCAGAAGTGCGTATGGGCTCCGGTAAGGGCTCACCAGAGTATTGGGCAGCACGCGTCAAGCCGGGTCGTATCCTGTTCGAGATCGAGGGTGTACCCCCCGAGGTTGCACGTCTGGCACTGAGCCTGGGCGCTGCAAAGCTCCCGATCAAGACCAAGTTCGTTCAGCGTATCGGAGACGCGTGA
- the rpsC gene encoding 30S ribosomal protein S3 translates to MGHKVNPIGLRLGVNRTWDSRWYADGDYARLLHEDLKLRTHLRRKLSGAGVSRVVIERPAKKPRVTIYAARPGVVIGKKGQDIDALRKELSRMAKTDVALNIVEIRKPEIDATLVAENIAQQLERRVAFRRAMKRAIQSAMRLGAQGIRITCSGRLGGAEIARDEKYREGRVPLHTLRADIDYGVASAMTTYGTCGVKVWIFKGEILAHDPMAQDRRAAEQAPQR, encoded by the coding sequence ATGGGACATAAGGTCAATCCGATCGGGCTCCGGCTCGGCGTCAATCGTACTTGGGACAGCCGTTGGTATGCAGATGGCGACTATGCTCGCCTGCTGCATGAAGATCTGAAGCTCCGCACGCATCTGCGTCGCAAGCTTTCAGGCGCTGGCGTTTCACGCGTAGTTATCGAGCGTCCGGCTAAGAAGCCGCGCGTAACGATCTATGCTGCTCGTCCAGGCGTTGTTATTGGTAAGAAGGGTCAGGACATCGATGCGCTCCGTAAAGAGCTCAGCCGTATGGCCAAGACCGACGTTGCGCTGAACATCGTTGAGATCCGTAAGCCGGAAATCGACGCGACGCTCGTTGCCGAAAACATCGCTCAGCAGCTGGAACGCCGCGTTGCTTTCCGTCGTGCAATGAAGCGTGCGATCCAGTCCGCTATGCGTCTCGGCGCACAGGGCATCCGGATCACCTGCAGTGGCCGTCTTGGCGGTGCAGAAATCGCGCGTGACGAGAAGTATCGTGAAGGTCGTGTACCTCTGCACACATTGCGTGCAGATATCGACTACGGTGTAGCTTCGGCTATGACGACTTACGGAACCTGCGGCGTGAAAGTGTGGATCTTCAAGGGCGAGATCCTGGCACATGACCCAATGGCACAGGACCGTCGTGCCGCGGAGCAGGCTCCGCAACGTTGA
- the rplV gene encoding 50S ribosomal protein L22 — MSKPKHIRTLADTEAQAITRNIRVSPRKLNLVAAMIRNQPADKAIAALTFSRRRIAQQVKKTLESAVANAENNHQLDVDRLVVKTAEVGKSIVMKRFHARGRGRSARVEKFFSHLKIVVAERAEAPETGKEQKAA, encoded by the coding sequence ATGAGCAAGCCGAAGCATATCCGCACGCTTGCGGACACGGAAGCGCAGGCAATTACGCGCAATATCCGCGTCAGCCCGCGCAAGCTTAACCTGGTTGCGGCGATGATCCGCAACCAGCCTGCTGACAAGGCAATTGCGGCATTGACGTTCTCACGTCGTCGTATTGCGCAGCAGGTTAAGAAGACGCTGGAAAGCGCCGTTGCTAACGCTGAAAATAACCATCAGCTAGACGTTGACCGTTTGGTGGTTAAGACAGCCGAAGTTGGCAAGTCCATTGTTATGAAGCGTTTCCACGCGCGTGGTCGTGGTCGTTCGGCCCGCGTTGAGAAGTTCTTCAGCCATCTGAAGATCGTTGTGGCTGAACGTGCGGAAGCACCGGAAACCGGCAAAGAGCAGAAGGCAGCTTGA
- the rpsS gene encoding 30S ribosomal protein S19 — translation MARSVWKGPFVDGYLFGKAEASRASGRNEVIKIWSRRSTILPQFVGLTFGVYNGHKFLPVQVTENMVGHKFGEFSPTRTYTGHGSDKKSKRG, via the coding sequence ATGGCACGTTCCGTCTGGAAGGGCCCGTTCGTTGACGGGTATCTGTTCGGCAAAGCTGAAGCATCACGTGCTTCAGGTCGTAACGAAGTGATCAAGATCTGGTCACGTCGTTCCACGATTCTGCCGCAGTTCGTCGGGCTGACGTTCGGCGTTTATAATGGTCACAAGTTCCTGCCAGTGCAGGTTACGGAGAACATGGTCGGTCACAAGTTCGGTGAGTTCTCACCGACACGTACGTATACCGGCCACGGCTCCGACAAGAAGTCGAAGCGGGGCTGA
- the rplB gene encoding 50S ribosomal protein L2 — protein MALKHFNPTTPSTRGTVLIDRSELWKGKPVKQLTEGKKKSGGRNNHGRTTVRFRGGGHKQSYRYVDFKRRKFDVAATVERLEYDPNRTAFIALIKYDDGELAYILAPQRIKAGDRVVAGHRTDVKPGNAMPLGSMPVGTIVHNIELKQGAGGKLARSAGTYAQLVGKDNGYAQIKLQSGELRLVRGECMATVGAVSNPDNMNQHIGKAGRSRWLGRRPHNRGVVMNPVDHPHGGGEGRSSGGRHPVTPWGVPTKGYKTRVNKKTDSLIIRRRNRGK, from the coding sequence ATGGCATTGAAGCACTTTAATCCCACGACGCCGAGCACACGCGGCACCGTGCTGATTGACCGTAGCGAGCTCTGGAAGGGCAAGCCGGTCAAGCAGTTGACGGAAGGCAAGAAGAAGTCAGGCGGCCGTAATAACCACGGTCGTACGACAGTTCGTTTCCGTGGCGGCGGGCACAAGCAGTCTTACCGTTATGTTGACTTCAAGCGTCGCAAGTTCGACGTTGCAGCAACGGTAGAACGTCTTGAATATGACCCAAACCGTACAGCGTTCATCGCACTGATCAAGTATGATGACGGTGAACTGGCATACATCTTGGCACCTCAGCGCATTAAGGCTGGCGATCGTGTTGTTGCGGGTCACCGCACAGACGTGAAGCCAGGTAATGCAATGCCGCTCGGCTCCATGCCTGTCGGTACGATTGTGCATAACATTGAGCTGAAGCAGGGTGCAGGCGGTAAGCTGGCACGTTCTGCTGGCACATATGCACAGCTGGTCGGTAAAGATAACGGTTACGCTCAGATCAAGCTGCAGTCAGGCGAACTACGCCTTGTCCGCGGCGAGTGCATGGCTACTGTCGGTGCGGTTTCCAACCCCGACAACATGAACCAGCACATTGGTAAGGCAGGCCGTTCACGTTGGTTGGGTCGCCGCCCACACAACCGTGGTGTTGTCATGAACCCGGTAGATCACCCACATGGTGGTGGTGAGGGACGTTCTTCTGGTGGCCGTCATCCGGTTACACCATGGGGTGTTCCAACCAAGGGTTACAAGACGCGTGTAAACAAGAAGACGGACAGCCTGATTATCCGTCGCCGCAACCGCGGTAAGTAA